The Streptomyces sp. Alt3 genome has a segment encoding these proteins:
- a CDS encoding AzlD domain-containing protein, which yields MNIWIAIGLTAVGCYLAKLLGLLVPAGVLERPLVQRLAALLPVALLAALTAQQTFGDGQHLALDARAAGLAAAALALVLRAPFLVVVGAAVVVTAVVRALV from the coding sequence ATGAACATCTGGATCGCCATCGGGCTGACCGCCGTCGGGTGCTACCTCGCCAAGCTCCTGGGGCTCCTGGTACCCGCCGGAGTCCTGGAACGCCCCCTTGTGCAACGGCTGGCGGCGCTCCTGCCGGTGGCCCTGCTCGCGGCCCTCACCGCCCAGCAGACCTTCGGCGACGGTCAGCACCTGGCACTGGACGCCAGAGCGGCAGGCCTCGCCGCGGCCGCGCTCGCCCTCGTCCTGCGGGCTCCCTTCCTGGTCGTCGTGGGGGCCGCGGTGGTGGTCACCGCCGTCGTGCGCGCCCTGGTCTGA
- a CDS encoding AzlC family ABC transporter permease, with protein sequence MAEQTAPPQRNGGPDTPGAGTEKPDAAVVRDALGVGVAVGLSGFAFGVTSAGSGLTLLQTCALSLLVFTGASQFALVGALAAGGNPYTAAAGAFFLGIRNAFYGLRLSQLLALPRALRPLAAQWVIDETTAVTLPQPTRRAARIGFTVTGLTLYALWNLTTLVGALGAEALGDTDAWGLDAASPAVFLALLAPMLKSTTERVTAGLAVLLVLGLLPVLPAGAPVLVSALAAPVVLVLKGRRGSGTEKTVTEGTTHTKGSR encoded by the coding sequence GTGGCAGAACAGACAGCACCCCCTCAGCGCAACGGCGGCCCTGATACGCCGGGCGCCGGTACCGAGAAGCCGGACGCCGCCGTCGTCCGGGACGCACTCGGCGTGGGCGTAGCCGTGGGCCTCTCAGGGTTCGCCTTCGGCGTGACCTCGGCAGGTTCCGGACTCACCCTGCTCCAGACCTGCGCGCTGAGCCTCCTCGTCTTCACCGGCGCCTCCCAGTTCGCCCTCGTGGGCGCCCTCGCAGCCGGCGGCAACCCCTACACCGCAGCGGCCGGAGCGTTCTTCCTGGGCATCCGCAACGCCTTCTACGGGCTCAGGCTGTCGCAGCTCCTCGCCCTGCCACGCGCACTGCGCCCGCTCGCAGCCCAGTGGGTCATCGACGAGACGACCGCCGTCACCCTGCCCCAGCCCACCAGGCGCGCCGCGCGCATCGGGTTCACCGTCACCGGTCTCACCCTCTACGCCCTGTGGAACCTCACCACGCTCGTCGGCGCGCTCGGGGCCGAGGCGCTCGGCGACACCGACGCCTGGGGGCTGGACGCGGCCAGCCCCGCCGTGTTCCTCGCCCTGCTCGCGCCGATGCTGAAGAGCACCACGGAGCGCGTCACGGCGGGGCTCGCGGTCCTGCTGGTGCTCGGCCTCCTGCCGGTGCTCCCGGCGGGCGCGCCCGTGCTCGTGTCCGCGCTGGCGGCGCCTGTCGTCCTCGTCCTCAAGGGCCGCCGAGGGAGCGGCACGGAGAAAACAGTCACCGAAGGCACGACACACACGAAGGGCAGCCGATGA
- a CDS encoding AraC family transcriptional regulator has protein sequence MAEVDTTQEWARHWQYTELPQLDLLRARYVRHTFPRHSHEGYVFGSVSSGVEDVGLPGGTVHAGPGTVVMINPEVPHTARAGVPEGWVYATLYPSAQVIDGIAAELKNPRGTVGFAETCVRDPYAARLITDVHRAAEEGNALAADSVLRVLVARLLNHHGGVLTTRVSHSAGARDAARARAVLEERMQRPPTLGALAAELGTSPFALLRAFRKEYGMPPHTWLTDARVRRARRMLDAGTAPAAAAAVVGFTDQPHLNRHFTRIVGVPPGAYQRERARTYKTGGVTSP, from the coding sequence ATGGCGGAGGTGGACACGACACAGGAGTGGGCGAGGCACTGGCAGTACACGGAGCTGCCCCAGCTCGATCTGCTGCGCGCCCGCTATGTCCGCCACACCTTCCCGCGCCACAGCCACGAGGGCTACGTGTTCGGCTCGGTCTCCAGCGGTGTCGAGGACGTCGGCCTTCCGGGCGGCACCGTGCACGCAGGCCCCGGCACCGTGGTCATGATCAATCCGGAGGTGCCGCACACCGCCCGTGCCGGAGTTCCCGAGGGCTGGGTGTACGCCACGCTCTACCCGTCCGCCCAGGTGATCGACGGCATAGCCGCCGAGCTTAAGAACCCGCGCGGCACGGTCGGCTTCGCCGAGACCTGCGTCAGGGACCCGTACGCCGCCCGGCTGATCACCGACGTCCACCGCGCGGCCGAGGAGGGCAACGCCCTGGCCGCCGACAGCGTCCTTCGCGTTCTGGTCGCCCGGCTGCTGAACCACCACGGCGGCGTGCTGACGACCAGGGTCTCGCACAGTGCCGGTGCCCGTGACGCCGCCCGGGCGCGGGCGGTGCTGGAGGAGCGGATGCAGCGCCCGCCCACCCTGGGAGCACTCGCCGCAGAGCTGGGGACCAGCCCGTTCGCCCTGCTGCGCGCCTTCAGGAAGGAGTACGGGATGCCTCCGCACACCTGGCTCACCGACGCCCGGGTGCGCCGTGCGAGGCGCATGCTCGACGCGGGGACCGCGCCCGCCGCCGCGGCCGCCGTCGTCGGCTTCACCGACCAGCCCCACCTCAACCGTCACTTCACCCGGATCGTCGGGGTGCCTCCGGGCGCCTACCAGCGCGAGCGTGCAAGAACGTACAAGACCGGCGGGGTCACCTCCCCGTAG
- a CDS encoding Lhr family helicase — translation MAGSALDSFSPATRSWFAGAFDAPTPAQEGAWRAIGEGSDVLVVAPTGSGKTLAAFLASLDRLAAVPPPAEAKKRCRVLYVSPMKALAVDVERNLRSPLTGIRQESARLGLPEPEVRVGIRSGDTPPAERRSMATKPPDILITTPESLFLMLTSSARDALAGVETVIVDEVHAVAGTKRGAHLAVSLERLDELLPRPARRIGLSATVRPVDEVARFLSPQRRVEIVQPPSAKEFDLSVVVPVEDLGELGGSPATGDEGGQAEKPSIWPHVEERIADLVQSHRSTIVFANSRRLAERLCNRLNEIAYERATGSALDEESGAGGALPEAHSPAEIMAQSGAAKGAPPVLARAHHGSVSKEQRSQVEEDLKAGRLPAVVATSSLELGIDMGAVDLVIQVESPPSVASGLQRVGRAGHQVGAVSTGVVFPKYRGDLVQAAVVTERMREGAIEALRIPSNPLDVLAQQIVATVALDSWQADDLLALARRAAPFASLPESAFTAVLDMLAGRYPSDAFAELRPRVVWDRVTGTVTGRPGAQRLAVTSGGTIPDRGLFGVFLAGADPKKGGGRVGELDEEMVYESRVGDVFTLGTTSWRIEDITRDRVLVSPAPGVPGRLPFWKGDQLGRPLELGRALGAFLRELGGLSPEDARLRLLTAGLDAWAADNILSYLDEQRRACGHVPDDRTVLVERFRDELGDWRIVVHSPFGAQVHAPWALALSARLGERYGMDAQVMHADDGIVLRLPDADLMGLDLLDFDPVQADASGAGGEPGRGATGPGFPAAGYDSDQPPVAATDVVFDKGEISQVVTEQVGGSALFASRFRECAARALLLPRRSPGKRTPLWQQRQRASQLLQVASEFGSFPIVLEAVRECLQDVFDVPGLTELMGDLEARRVRLVEVTTQEPSPFARSLLFGYVAQFLYEGDSPLAERRAAALSLDSHLLAELLGQAELRELLDADVLGELERELQWLTDDRKIKDVEGVADLLRVLGPLTGEELAERGADGTWAPELETSRRAVQVRIAGAAHWAAVEDAGRLRDALGTALPVGVPEAFTEPVKDPLGDLLARYARTHGPFTSTQAANRFGLGTAVTDGALQRLAASGRVVQGEFHPAGIGQEWCDATVLRRLRRRSLAALRQELEPVPPAALAGFLPQWQHLGDNSLRGIDGLARAVEQLQGAPVPASALEKLILPSRVAGYTPAMLDELTTTGEVVWAGAGALPGKDGWLSVYLADSAPLLLPPPHPLEETALHESVLTALSGGYGLFFRQIADQVRATTHPDCTEPQLADALWDLVWSGRLTNDTLAPLRSLLGSGRTAGSTAHRARRNVPRGRYGSLTAAARPASRTGPPTVSGRWSLLPPAEPEPTHRAHALARTLLDRHGVVTRGAVQAEGVEGGFSAIYRVLAAFEDSGQARRGYVVEGLGAAQFAMDGAVDRLRAASTARDRADPGSAPRALVLAAADPANAYGAALPWPESPDGAGHKPGRKAGALVVLVDGELTLYMERGGKSLLAWPTDPADPALHAAAEALASAARTGTLGTVTVERTNGASSLTSPLGRTLEAAGFLATPRGLRLRA, via the coding sequence ATGGCCGGTTCCGCACTCGATTCGTTCTCGCCCGCGACCCGCAGCTGGTTCGCGGGCGCCTTCGACGCGCCCACCCCTGCGCAGGAGGGAGCCTGGCGGGCCATCGGCGAGGGTTCGGACGTGCTGGTCGTGGCACCGACCGGATCGGGCAAGACGCTGGCCGCGTTCCTGGCCTCCCTCGACCGGCTGGCCGCCGTCCCGCCCCCCGCAGAGGCGAAGAAGCGCTGCCGCGTGCTGTACGTGTCACCGATGAAGGCCCTCGCGGTCGACGTGGAGCGCAATCTGCGGTCGCCGCTGACCGGTATCCGTCAGGAATCGGCACGCCTGGGCCTGCCGGAGCCCGAGGTCCGGGTGGGCATCCGTTCCGGCGACACCCCTCCGGCCGAGCGGCGTTCGATGGCGACGAAGCCTCCGGACATCCTGATCACCACGCCCGAGTCGCTGTTCCTGATGCTCACCTCCTCGGCCCGGGACGCGCTGGCCGGGGTGGAGACGGTGATCGTGGACGAGGTGCACGCCGTCGCGGGCACCAAGCGCGGCGCCCACCTCGCCGTGTCGCTGGAGCGTCTGGACGAGTTGTTGCCGCGCCCCGCGCGCCGTATCGGACTGTCGGCCACGGTCCGCCCGGTCGACGAGGTCGCGCGGTTCCTGTCGCCGCAGCGCCGGGTGGAGATCGTCCAGCCTCCGTCCGCCAAGGAGTTCGACCTCTCCGTAGTGGTTCCGGTGGAGGATCTCGGCGAGCTGGGCGGCTCCCCCGCCACGGGTGACGAGGGCGGTCAGGCGGAGAAGCCGTCGATCTGGCCGCACGTCGAGGAGCGGATCGCCGATCTCGTCCAGTCCCACCGCTCCACGATCGTCTTCGCCAACTCCCGGCGGCTGGCGGAGCGGCTGTGCAACCGACTGAACGAGATCGCCTACGAGCGGGCTACCGGCTCCGCTCTCGATGAGGAGTCAGGGGCCGGCGGGGCACTGCCCGAGGCCCACTCCCCCGCCGAGATCATGGCGCAGTCCGGGGCGGCGAAAGGGGCGCCGCCCGTCCTCGCCCGCGCGCATCACGGTTCGGTGTCCAAGGAACAGCGCTCCCAGGTCGAGGAGGACCTCAAGGCGGGCCGGCTGCCCGCCGTGGTCGCCACGTCCAGTCTGGAACTGGGGATCGACATGGGCGCGGTCGACCTGGTGATCCAGGTCGAGTCGCCGCCGTCCGTGGCATCCGGCCTGCAGCGGGTGGGGCGTGCCGGACACCAGGTCGGCGCCGTCTCCACCGGCGTGGTCTTCCCCAAGTACCGGGGCGACCTGGTGCAGGCGGCCGTAGTCACCGAGCGAATGCGTGAGGGCGCCATCGAGGCCCTGCGGATTCCGTCCAACCCCTTGGACGTTCTCGCCCAGCAGATCGTCGCCACGGTCGCTCTGGACAGCTGGCAGGCCGACGACCTGCTGGCCCTGGCCCGCCGGGCGGCTCCCTTCGCCTCGCTCCCGGAGTCCGCGTTCACGGCGGTGCTCGACATGCTCGCCGGGCGCTATCCGTCCGACGCCTTCGCGGAGTTGCGGCCCCGTGTGGTGTGGGACCGCGTCACCGGTACGGTCACGGGCCGCCCCGGTGCTCAGCGGCTCGCCGTCACCTCGGGCGGCACCATCCCCGACCGAGGGCTCTTCGGCGTCTTCCTGGCAGGCGCGGACCCGAAGAAGGGAGGGGGACGCGTCGGTGAGCTGGACGAGGAGATGGTCTACGAGTCCAGGGTCGGCGACGTCTTCACCCTGGGCACCACGTCCTGGCGGATCGAGGACATCACGAGGGACCGGGTCCTCGTCTCGCCCGCCCCCGGAGTCCCGGGCCGCCTGCCGTTCTGGAAGGGCGACCAGCTGGGCCGGCCCCTGGAGCTGGGCCGCGCGCTGGGGGCGTTCCTCCGCGAGCTCGGTGGGCTGTCCCCCGAGGACGCCAGGCTTCGGCTGCTCACTGCAGGGCTCGACGCCTGGGCCGCGGACAACATCCTTTCCTACCTCGACGAGCAGCGCCGGGCCTGCGGCCACGTCCCGGACGACCGGACCGTACTGGTCGAGAGGTTCCGGGACGAGCTGGGCGACTGGCGGATCGTCGTTCATTCACCGTTCGGGGCCCAGGTGCACGCCCCGTGGGCACTCGCCCTGTCCGCCCGCCTCGGAGAGCGGTACGGGATGGACGCCCAGGTCATGCACGCCGACGACGGCATCGTGCTGCGGCTGCCCGACGCCGATCTGATGGGGCTCGACCTCCTCGACTTCGACCCGGTCCAGGCCGACGCGTCCGGTGCCGGCGGGGAACCGGGACGGGGCGCCACCGGCCCGGGGTTCCCCGCAGCGGGGTACGACAGCGATCAGCCTCCCGTCGCGGCCACCGATGTCGTGTTCGACAAGGGAGAGATCAGTCAGGTCGTCACCGAACAGGTCGGCGGATCAGCCCTGTTCGCCTCCCGCTTCCGCGAGTGCGCCGCACGCGCCCTGTTGTTGCCCCGGAGGAGCCCGGGGAAGCGGACCCCGTTGTGGCAGCAGCGTCAGCGCGCCTCCCAGCTGCTCCAGGTGGCATCCGAGTTCGGCTCGTTCCCGATCGTCCTCGAAGCGGTCCGCGAATGCCTCCAGGACGTCTTCGACGTGCCCGGCCTCACGGAGCTGATGGGCGACCTGGAGGCCCGCCGGGTCCGCCTGGTCGAGGTGACGACGCAGGAGCCGTCACCTTTCGCCCGCTCACTCCTTTTCGGGTACGTCGCGCAGTTCCTGTACGAGGGCGACTCGCCTCTCGCGGAGAGACGGGCGGCAGCTCTCTCGCTCGACTCCCATCTCCTGGCGGAGCTGCTCGGCCAGGCGGAGCTGCGCGAGCTGCTCGACGCCGATGTACTCGGCGAGCTGGAGCGCGAGCTCCAGTGGCTGACCGACGACAGGAAGATCAAGGACGTCGAGGGCGTCGCCGATCTGCTGCGCGTGCTCGGCCCCCTGACCGGCGAAGAGCTGGCGGAGCGCGGAGCCGACGGCACCTGGGCCCCGGAGCTGGAGACCTCCCGGCGCGCCGTCCAGGTCCGCATCGCAGGAGCCGCCCACTGGGCAGCCGTGGAGGACGCGGGCCGGCTGCGGGACGCACTCGGCACCGCGCTTCCGGTGGGCGTCCCCGAAGCGTTCACCGAGCCGGTGAAGGACCCCCTCGGCGATCTCCTCGCCCGTTACGCCCGTACACACGGCCCTTTCACCAGCACGCAGGCCGCGAACCGCTTCGGCCTCGGCACCGCCGTCACCGACGGGGCACTTCAGCGGCTCGCCGCGTCGGGCCGCGTGGTCCAGGGGGAGTTCCATCCTGCGGGCATCGGCCAGGAGTGGTGCGACGCCACGGTCCTGCGACGGCTGCGCCGCCGTTCGCTCGCCGCGCTGCGTCAGGAGCTGGAGCCCGTTCCGCCCGCCGCGCTGGCCGGCTTCCTCCCCCAGTGGCAGCACCTCGGCGACAACAGCCTGCGCGGGATCGACGGACTGGCGCGCGCCGTGGAGCAGTTGCAGGGCGCTCCTGTTCCCGCGTCCGCCCTGGAGAAGCTGATCCTGCCGAGCCGTGTCGCGGGATACACCCCCGCCATGCTCGACGAGCTCACGACCACAGGTGAGGTCGTCTGGGCCGGGGCGGGGGCCCTCCCGGGAAAGGACGGGTGGCTCTCCGTCTACCTGGCGGACAGCGCGCCGCTGCTGCTCCCGCCGCCCCACCCGCTGGAGGAGACCGCGCTGCACGAGTCGGTCCTGACCGCACTCTCCGGCGGGTACGGGCTCTTCTTCCGTCAGATCGCCGACCAGGTCCGGGCCACCACCCATCCGGACTGCACCGAACCCCAGCTGGCCGACGCCCTCTGGGACCTTGTCTGGTCCGGCCGCCTCACCAACGACACGCTCGCCCCCCTGCGTTCACTCCTGGGCTCCGGACGTACCGCCGGATCCACGGCGCACCGCGCGAGACGCAACGTCCCGCGCGGCCGTTACGGCTCGCTGACCGCGGCTGCCCGTCCGGCATCCCGCACCGGCCCGCCGACCGTGTCGGGACGGTGGTCGCTGCTTCCCCCCGCCGAGCCCGAGCCCACCCATCGCGCGCACGCCCTGGCCCGCACGCTCCTCGACCGCCACGGCGTGGTGACCCGGGGCGCGGTACAGGCCGAGGGCGTCGAGGGCGGGTTCTCGGCGATCTACCGCGTCCTCGCGGCTTTCGAGGACAGCGGACAGGCCCGCCGTGGATACGTCGTCGAGGGGCTGGGCGCCGCGCAGTTCGCCATGGACGGCGCCGTGGACCGTCTCAGGGCAGCCTCCACCGCCCGTGACCGGGCCGACCCCGGTTCGGCTCCACGCGCCCTGGTCCTCGCGGCGGCCGATCCCGCCAACGCGTACGGTGCGGCTCTGCCCTGGCCCGAATCGCCGGACGGCGCGGGACACAAGCCCGGCCGCAAGGCGGGAGCCCTGGTGGTCCTGGTGGACGGCGAGCTGACGCTCTACATGGAGCGCGGCGGCAAATCCCTTCTCGCCTGGCCGACCGATCCGGCCGACCCCGCACTCCACGCGGCCGCCGAGGCACTCGCGTCGGCAGCGCGCACGGGAACGCTCGGCACGGTCACGGTGGAGCGCACCAACGGCGCCTCCTCCCTCACGTCCCCGCTGGGCAGGACCCTGGAGGCCGCCGGCTTCCTGGCCACGCCGCGAGGTCTGCGGCTGCGCGCATGA
- a CDS encoding Fpg/Nei family DNA glycosylase encodes MPEGDTVLQTAKRLDSALAGGVLTVSDLRVPRFATADLTGRTVLDVTARGKHLLTRFEGGLTLHSHLRMEGAWRVFDHGERWRGGPSHQIRAVLATAEHTAVGYRLPVLELLRTEDEEQVVGHLGPDLLGPDWDPDTALRNLLADPGRRVGDALLDQRNLAGVGNVYMCELCFMARATPWLPVGELPLPIATRLVSTAKQLLEANRDRPVRTTTGATPVMSRRLPQERLFVYGRAGRPCLRCRTPIRKTVRDDRPTYWCPHCQTGPTD; translated from the coding sequence ATGCCCGAAGGTGACACGGTCCTCCAGACCGCCAAGCGTCTCGACTCCGCGCTCGCGGGCGGGGTGCTGACCGTCTCCGACCTACGGGTCCCACGGTTCGCGACAGCCGACCTGACCGGCCGGACGGTGCTGGACGTCACGGCACGCGGCAAGCATCTGCTGACCCGGTTCGAAGGCGGTCTCACGCTCCACAGCCATCTGCGTATGGAAGGCGCCTGGCGGGTGTTCGACCACGGCGAGCGCTGGCGAGGCGGCCCCTCCCACCAGATCCGCGCCGTGCTCGCCACCGCGGAGCACACCGCCGTCGGCTATCGGCTACCCGTCCTGGAACTCCTGCGCACGGAGGACGAAGAGCAGGTGGTGGGCCACCTGGGCCCCGATCTGCTGGGACCTGACTGGGATCCCGACACCGCTCTGCGCAATCTGCTGGCCGACCCGGGCCGCCGCGTCGGGGACGCCCTTCTGGACCAGCGGAATCTGGCAGGTGTCGGCAACGTCTACATGTGCGAGCTCTGCTTCATGGCGCGCGCGACGCCCTGGCTCCCGGTGGGCGAGCTCCCCCTCCCCATCGCCACCCGTCTGGTCAGCACGGCGAAGCAGCTCCTGGAAGCCAATCGTGACCGTCCCGTGCGGACCACGACCGGGGCCACCCCCGTCATGTCCCGCAGGCTCCCTCAGGAGCGTCTCTTCGTCTACGGAAGGGCCGGCCGCCCCTGTCTGAGGTGCCGTACCCCCATCCGCAAGACCGTTCGCGACGACCGCCCCACCTACTGGTGCCCGCACTGTCAGACCGGCCCCACAGACTGA
- a CDS encoding CsbD family protein encodes MTDKKAMDKLKGKAKEATGKVTGDRRKEAEGKTDQAKAKAEGAMGATGDRAKGMKDSLTDDDR; translated from the coding sequence GTGACGGACAAGAAGGCCATGGACAAGCTCAAGGGCAAGGCCAAGGAAGCGACCGGGAAGGTCACCGGCGACCGCCGCAAGGAGGCCGAGGGCAAGACCGATCAGGCCAAGGCCAAGGCGGAGGGCGCCATGGGAGCCACCGGCGACCGTGCCAAGGGCATGAAGGACTCGCTCACCGACGACGACAGGTGA
- a CDS encoding Dps family protein, whose product MSVVKSALSDGDRKVVGDALQGALVDLVDLSLVAKQVHWNVVGPRFRSVHLQLDEVVDTARQHSDTVAERASAVGVNPDGRSRTLAKTTAIDSVPDGWIKDVDAVRVLVDALRVVIDRMRERIEATDEPDPVSQDILITITADLEKHAWMFQAESA is encoded by the coding sequence ATGTCTGTCGTGAAGAGCGCCCTGTCCGACGGCGACCGCAAGGTCGTGGGAGACGCGCTGCAAGGCGCGCTGGTCGACCTGGTCGACCTTTCCCTGGTGGCCAAGCAGGTCCACTGGAACGTGGTCGGCCCGCGCTTCCGCTCCGTGCACCTCCAGCTCGACGAGGTCGTCGACACGGCGCGTCAGCATTCGGACACCGTCGCCGAGAGGGCTTCCGCAGTCGGCGTCAACCCGGACGGCCGGTCCCGCACGCTCGCGAAGACCACGGCCATCGATTCCGTGCCCGACGGCTGGATCAAGGACGTCGACGCGGTGCGTGTACTCGTCGACGCCCTCCGCGTGGTCATCGACCGCATGCGGGAACGGATCGAGGCGACCGACGAACCGGATCCCGTCAGCCAGGACATCCTGATCACGATCACCGCGGATCTCGAGAAGCACGCCTGGATGTTCCAGGCCGAGAGTGCCTGA
- a CDS encoding helix-turn-helix domain-containing protein codes for MILLRRLLGDVLRRQRQRQGRTLREVSSSARVSLGYLSEVERGQKEASSELLSAICDALDVRMSELMREVSDELSLAELAESAAASDAVPVPVRPMLNSVSVASVAGVPTGRVTIKAPAEAVDVVAA; via the coding sequence ATGATTCTGCTCCGTCGCCTGCTTGGTGACGTGCTGCGTCGGCAGCGCCAGCGCCAAGGCCGTACTCTGCGCGAAGTCTCCTCGTCCGCCCGAGTCTCGCTCGGCTATCTCTCCGAGGTGGAGCGGGGGCAGAAGGAGGCATCCTCCGAACTGCTCTCCGCCATTTGCGACGCGCTGGACGTACGGATGTCCGAGCTCATGCGTGAAGTGAGCGATGAACTGTCGCTGGCAGAGCTGGCCGAGTCGGCAGCAGCCAGTGATGCGGTGCCTGTACCAGTACGCCCGATGCTCAACTCCGTCTCCGTTGCGTCGGTCGCCGGCGTACCGACCGGACGGGTGACCATCAAGGCGCCCGCGGAAGCGGTGGATGTCGTCGCCGCCTGA
- a CDS encoding CinA family protein, with protein sequence MTSAAARVLRQLQERGETLAVAESLTGGLVAAELTDVPGASQCFRGSVTAYATPLKRDVLGVDGALLDERGAVDPSVAEAMASGVRRVLDADWGVSTTGVAGPEPQDGKAVGTVFVAVSGPRGVRKVAELRLNGGRADIRKESVRSLLELLSGELGEYARAQDTEQNGGN encoded by the coding sequence GTGACGTCCGCGGCGGCCCGGGTGCTGCGGCAGCTCCAGGAGCGAGGTGAGACGCTCGCGGTCGCCGAGTCCCTCACCGGTGGCCTGGTGGCCGCCGAGCTCACCGACGTACCAGGGGCCTCGCAGTGTTTCCGCGGGTCGGTCACGGCCTATGCCACACCCCTGAAGCGGGACGTGCTGGGCGTCGACGGCGCACTTCTGGACGAGCGCGGAGCGGTGGACCCCTCCGTCGCCGAGGCGATGGCCTCGGGCGTGCGCCGGGTCCTCGACGCGGACTGGGGCGTCTCGACCACCGGAGTCGCGGGCCCGGAGCCCCAGGACGGCAAGGCCGTCGGAACCGTCTTCGTCGCCGTTTCCGGGCCGCGTGGGGTACGGAAAGTCGCCGAGCTGAGGTTGAACGGCGGGCGGGCGGACATCCGTAAGGAGAGCGTACGGAGCCTGCTCGAGCTGCTCTCCGGCGAACTCGGCGAATATGCGAGGGCACAGGATACGGAACAGAACGGGGGGAATTGA
- the pgsA gene encoding CDP-diacylglycerol--glycerol-3-phosphate 3-phosphatidyltransferase — protein MTGAPASAAGGSGATPAHRGGKLGAAAVNQAGLWNIANILTMVRLLLVPGFVMLLLHDGGYDPVWRSFAWAAFAVAMITDVFDGHLARTYNLVTDFGKIADPIADKAIMGAALICLSSLGDLPWWITGVILFRELGITLMRFWVIRHSVIPASRGGKVKTLAQGIAVGMYVLALTGPLATLRFWVMMAAVVLTVVTGLDYVRQAVVLRRRGLAAERAAAMEAVAMAADVEGATGGQCATDEVHGAAEGVVEPVVEPAAESLGEQLGEPVGERVAGGRGTTEAER, from the coding sequence ATGACGGGAGCCCCGGCATCCGCGGCGGGCGGCTCCGGCGCGACGCCGGCGCACCGCGGCGGCAAGCTGGGCGCGGCGGCCGTCAACCAGGCCGGCCTGTGGAACATCGCGAACATCCTCACGATGGTGCGACTGCTGCTCGTCCCGGGCTTCGTCATGCTGCTCCTGCACGACGGCGGCTACGACCCGGTATGGCGGTCGTTCGCCTGGGCGGCCTTCGCCGTCGCGATGATCACCGATGTGTTCGACGGCCATCTGGCACGTACGTACAACCTGGTCACCGATTTCGGGAAGATCGCGGACCCGATAGCGGACAAGGCGATCATGGGCGCGGCCCTGATCTGTCTCTCCTCGCTGGGGGATCTGCCCTGGTGGATCACCGGCGTGATCCTCTTCCGTGAGCTCGGCATCACGCTCATGCGCTTCTGGGTCATCCGGCACTCGGTGATCCCGGCCAGCCGCGGCGGCAAGGTCAAGACACTGGCCCAGGGCATCGCCGTGGGCATGTACGTCCTGGCGCTGACGGGCCCCCTGGCAACCTTGCGCTTCTGGGTGATGATGGCCGCGGTCGTGCTGACGGTCGTCACCGGTCTCGACTACGTACGCCAGGCCGTCGTCCTGCGCCGGCGCGGTCTTGCGGCGGAGCGGGCCGCGGCCATGGAAGCCGTCGCGATGGCCGCGGACGTGGAGGGCGCCACCGGTGGGCAGTGCGCCACGGACGAGGTACACGGTGCGGCCGAGGGCGTCGTGGAGCCGGTCGTCGAGCCGGCCGCGGAGTCTCTCGGGGAACAGCTCGGGGAACCCGTCGGGGAGCGCGTGGCGGGTGGCCGGGGCACCACGGAGGCGGAGCGGTGA